A genomic stretch from Larimichthys crocea isolate SSNF chromosome XXII, L_crocea_2.0, whole genome shotgun sequence includes:
- the picalma gene encoding phosphatidylinositol binding clathrin assembly protein a isoform X1, whose amino-acid sequence MSGQSITDRITAAQHSVTGSAISKTVCKATTHEIMGPKKKHLDYLIQCTNEMNVNIPQLADTLFERTTNTSWVVVFKSLTATHHLMVYGNERFIQYLASRNTLFNLSNFLDKSGLQGYDMSTFIRRYSRYLNEKAVSYRQVAFDFTKVKRGSDGVMRTVNTEKLLKTIPIIQNQMDVLLDFNVNANELTNGVINAAFMLLFKDAIRLFAAYNEGIINLLEKYFDMKKVQCKEGLDIYKKFLTRMTRISEFLKVAEQVGIDRGDIPDLSQFTVCAPSSLLDALEQHLASLEGKKVKDSTAASRASTLSNAVSSLANTGISFTRVDEREKQAALEEEQARLKALKEQRLKELQKNPNAVTTDSSPVSTIGGTINSAPAIDLFSTPSSTNSNSKAASDLLDLQPAFQQPLPISTSNTWGDPFTSAAEAVEESIPNSNPFLTLPVVDAVLPSTASSDAGSLSSRTPSHELFDHYNPFFDSSSSLASDLDSAAQLETFITDSFCGPSPYNTTPLFQSEPPAIAGLFRGFTASPTAQQPQNSRGLNVDFESVFGNNTNGNNLDPTDVLGGILKPTVASSPNQVMTPNGQQLHKLVSNDLDSSLANLVGNLGIGNGAPKNDLHWSQPGEKKLTGGTNWQPKTAPSTTWNPATMAPSVMAFPATTPTGMMAYAMPPHMGSVMMTQPTMMYTQPVMRPANPFGANPGAQMQFM is encoded by the exons ATGTCCGGGCAGAGCATTACGGACCGGATCACCGCCGCTCAGCACTCGGTCACCGGCTCGGCGATCTCCAAGACCGTGTGCAAGGCGACCACGCACGAGATCATGGGGCCCAAGAAGAAACATCTGGACT acTTGATTCAGTGCACGAACGAGATGAACGTGAACATCCCTCAGCTGGCTGACACGCTGTTCGAGAGGACCACCAACACCAGCTGGGTGGTCGTCTTCAAGTCGCTCACCGCCACGCACCATCTCATGGTCTACGGGAACGAG AGATTTATACAATATCTGGCTTCAAGGAACACACTATTCAACCTCAGCAATTTTTTGGACAAAAGTGGCCTACAAG GCTACGACATGTCAACGTTCATACGGAGGTATAGCCGCTACCTGAATGAGAAGGCCGTGTCCTACAGACAAGTCGCCTTCGACTTCACTAAAGTGAAAAGAGG GTCTGACGGAGTGATGAGAACCGTGAACACGGAGAAGCTCCTCAAAACCATCCCCATCATCCAGAATCAGATGGACGTGTTGCTGGATTTCAAT GTCAACGCCAACGAACTGACAAACGGTGTGATCAATGCAGCCTTCATGCTTCTGTTCAAAGATGCGATCCGACTGTTTGCAGCGTACAACGAGGGAATAATCAACCTGCTGG AGAAATACTTTGACATGAAGAAAGTCCAGTGCAAAGAAGGACTCGACATCTACAAGAAGTTCCTTACACGAATGACGAGAATCTCCGAGTTCCTCAAAGTTGCAGAG CAAGTTGGAATCGATCGAGGGGACATCCCAGATCTGTCTCAG tttacagtttgt GCCCCCAGCAGCCTGCTGGACGCCCTGGAGCAGCACTTGGCCTCTTTAGAGGGAAAGAAAGTCAAAGACTCGACAGCAGCCAGCAG GGCGAGCACCCTCTCCAACGCCGTCTCCTCCCTCGCCAACACCGGCATATCTTTCACCAGAGTGGACGAGAGGGAAAAACAGGCGGCCCTGGAAGAGGAGCAGGCTCGCCTAAAAGCATTAAAA GAGCAGCGTCTGAAAGAGCTCCAGAAGAATCCCAATGCGGTGACCACGGACTCCTCCCCTGTCTCCACAATCGGCGGGACCATCAACTCAGCCCCTGCTATCGACCTCTTCTCCACCCCCAGCTCCACCAACAG CAACTCCAAGGCAGCCAGCGACCTGCTGGACCTGCAGCCGGCTTTCCAGCAGCCACTGCccatctccacctccaacaCATGGGGAG ATCCTTTCACCTCCGCTGCAGAAGCCGTAGAAGAATCCATTCCAAACTCAAACCCTTTCCTCACACTACCCGTTGTCGATGCTGTCCTCCCGTCCACAGCGTCTTCGGACGCTGGCAGCCTGTCCTCTAGGACACCGAGCCATGAACTGTTCG ATCATTACAATCCATTTTTTGACTCGAGCTCTTCCCTGGCGTCTGATCTTGACTCTGCCGCACAGTTAGAGACGTTTATCACAG ACTCCTTCTGTGGGCCAAGCCCTTACAACACCACTCCTCTCTTCCAATCTGAGCCCCCTGCCATAGCTGGTCTATTCAGAG GGTTCACGGCCTCCCCGACAGCCCAGCAGCCACAGAACTCTCGAGGCCTTAACGTCGACTTTGAGTCAGTTTTTGGCAACAACACCAACGGCAACAACCTGGATCCTACAG ATGTTTTAGGTGGCATCCTCAAACCTACAGTGGCATCCTCACCCAATCAGGTCATGACCCCGAATGGCCAGCAGCTCCACAAACTGGTGTCCAACGACCTCGACTCGTCACTGGCCAATCTTGTTGGAA aTCTGGGAATTGGCAACGGAGCACCAAAGAA CGATCTCCACTGGAGTCAGCCCGGTGAGAAGAAGCTGACAGGTGGGACCAACTGGCAACCCAAGACGGCGCCGTCCACCACCTGGAACCCTGCGACCATG GCACCATCTGTCATGGCTTTCCCTGCAACCACACCGACGGGCATGATGGCATATGCAATG cctcCTCACATGGGCTCCGTGATGATGACGCAGCCAACCATGATGTACACCCAGCCCGTGATGAGGCCCGCCAACCCGTTTGGCGCCAATCCAGGTGCACAG ATGCAGTTTATGTAA
- the picalma gene encoding phosphatidylinositol binding clathrin assembly protein a isoform X3 — protein MSGQSITDRITAAQHSVTGSAISKTVCKATTHEIMGPKKKHLDYLIQCTNEMNVNIPQLADTLFERTTNTSWVVVFKSLTATHHLMVYGNERFIQYLASRNTLFNLSNFLDKSGLQGYDMSTFIRRYSRYLNEKAVSYRQVAFDFTKVKRGSDGVMRTVNTEKLLKTIPIIQNQMDVLLDFNVNANELTNGVINAAFMLLFKDAIRLFAAYNEGIINLLEKYFDMKKVQCKEGLDIYKKFLTRMTRISEFLKVAEQVGIDRGDIPDLSQFTVCAPSSLLDALEQHLASLEGKKVKDSTAASRASTLSNAVSSLANTGISFTRVDEREKQAALEEEQARLKALKEQRLKELQKNPNAVTTDSSPVSTIGGTINSAPAIDLFSTPSSTNSNSKAASDLLDLQPAFQQPLPISTSNTWGDPFTSAAEAVEESIPNSNPFLTLPVVDAVLPSTASSDAGSLSSRTPSHELFDHYNPFFDSSSSLASDLDSAAQLETFITDSFCGPSPYNTTPLFQSEPPAIAGLFRGFTASPTAQQPQNSRGLNVDFESVFGNNTNGNNLDPTGGILKPTVASSPNQVMTPNGQQLHKLVSNDLDSSLANLVGNLGIGNGAPKNDLHWSQPGEKKLTGGTNWQPKTAPSTTWNPATMAPSVMAFPATTPTGMMAYAMPPHMGSVMMTQPTMMYTQPVMRPANPFGANPGAQMQFM, from the exons ATGTCCGGGCAGAGCATTACGGACCGGATCACCGCCGCTCAGCACTCGGTCACCGGCTCGGCGATCTCCAAGACCGTGTGCAAGGCGACCACGCACGAGATCATGGGGCCCAAGAAGAAACATCTGGACT acTTGATTCAGTGCACGAACGAGATGAACGTGAACATCCCTCAGCTGGCTGACACGCTGTTCGAGAGGACCACCAACACCAGCTGGGTGGTCGTCTTCAAGTCGCTCACCGCCACGCACCATCTCATGGTCTACGGGAACGAG AGATTTATACAATATCTGGCTTCAAGGAACACACTATTCAACCTCAGCAATTTTTTGGACAAAAGTGGCCTACAAG GCTACGACATGTCAACGTTCATACGGAGGTATAGCCGCTACCTGAATGAGAAGGCCGTGTCCTACAGACAAGTCGCCTTCGACTTCACTAAAGTGAAAAGAGG GTCTGACGGAGTGATGAGAACCGTGAACACGGAGAAGCTCCTCAAAACCATCCCCATCATCCAGAATCAGATGGACGTGTTGCTGGATTTCAAT GTCAACGCCAACGAACTGACAAACGGTGTGATCAATGCAGCCTTCATGCTTCTGTTCAAAGATGCGATCCGACTGTTTGCAGCGTACAACGAGGGAATAATCAACCTGCTGG AGAAATACTTTGACATGAAGAAAGTCCAGTGCAAAGAAGGACTCGACATCTACAAGAAGTTCCTTACACGAATGACGAGAATCTCCGAGTTCCTCAAAGTTGCAGAG CAAGTTGGAATCGATCGAGGGGACATCCCAGATCTGTCTCAG tttacagtttgt GCCCCCAGCAGCCTGCTGGACGCCCTGGAGCAGCACTTGGCCTCTTTAGAGGGAAAGAAAGTCAAAGACTCGACAGCAGCCAGCAG GGCGAGCACCCTCTCCAACGCCGTCTCCTCCCTCGCCAACACCGGCATATCTTTCACCAGAGTGGACGAGAGGGAAAAACAGGCGGCCCTGGAAGAGGAGCAGGCTCGCCTAAAAGCATTAAAA GAGCAGCGTCTGAAAGAGCTCCAGAAGAATCCCAATGCGGTGACCACGGACTCCTCCCCTGTCTCCACAATCGGCGGGACCATCAACTCAGCCCCTGCTATCGACCTCTTCTCCACCCCCAGCTCCACCAACAG CAACTCCAAGGCAGCCAGCGACCTGCTGGACCTGCAGCCGGCTTTCCAGCAGCCACTGCccatctccacctccaacaCATGGGGAG ATCCTTTCACCTCCGCTGCAGAAGCCGTAGAAGAATCCATTCCAAACTCAAACCCTTTCCTCACACTACCCGTTGTCGATGCTGTCCTCCCGTCCACAGCGTCTTCGGACGCTGGCAGCCTGTCCTCTAGGACACCGAGCCATGAACTGTTCG ATCATTACAATCCATTTTTTGACTCGAGCTCTTCCCTGGCGTCTGATCTTGACTCTGCCGCACAGTTAGAGACGTTTATCACAG ACTCCTTCTGTGGGCCAAGCCCTTACAACACCACTCCTCTCTTCCAATCTGAGCCCCCTGCCATAGCTGGTCTATTCAGAG GGTTCACGGCCTCCCCGACAGCCCAGCAGCCACAGAACTCTCGAGGCCTTAACGTCGACTTTGAGTCAGTTTTTGGCAACAACACCAACGGCAACAACCTGGATCCTACAG GTGGCATCCTCAAACCTACAGTGGCATCCTCACCCAATCAGGTCATGACCCCGAATGGCCAGCAGCTCCACAAACTGGTGTCCAACGACCTCGACTCGTCACTGGCCAATCTTGTTGGAA aTCTGGGAATTGGCAACGGAGCACCAAAGAA CGATCTCCACTGGAGTCAGCCCGGTGAGAAGAAGCTGACAGGTGGGACCAACTGGCAACCCAAGACGGCGCCGTCCACCACCTGGAACCCTGCGACCATG GCACCATCTGTCATGGCTTTCCCTGCAACCACACCGACGGGCATGATGGCATATGCAATG cctcCTCACATGGGCTCCGTGATGATGACGCAGCCAACCATGATGTACACCCAGCCCGTGATGAGGCCCGCCAACCCGTTTGGCGCCAATCCAGGTGCACAG ATGCAGTTTATGTAA
- the picalma gene encoding phosphatidylinositol binding clathrin assembly protein a isoform X5 → MSGQSITDRITAAQHSVTGSAISKTVCKATTHEIMGPKKKHLDYLIQCTNEMNVNIPQLADTLFERTTNTSWVVVFKSLTATHHLMVYGNERFIQYLASRNTLFNLSNFLDKSGLQGYDMSTFIRRYSRYLNEKAVSYRQVAFDFTKVKRGSDGVMRTVNTEKLLKTIPIIQNQMDVLLDFNVNANELTNGVINAAFMLLFKDAIRLFAAYNEGIINLLEKYFDMKKVQCKEGLDIYKKFLTRMTRISEFLKVAEQVGIDRGDIPDLSQFTVCAPSSLLDALEQHLASLEGKKVKDSTAASRASTLSNAVSSLANTGISFTRVDEREKQAALEEEQARLKALKEQRLKELQKNPNAVTTDSSPVSTIGGTINSAPAIDLFSTPSSTNSNSKAASDLLDLQPAFQQPLPISTSNTWGDPFTSAAEAVEESIPNSNPFLTLPVVDAVLPSTASSDAGSLSSRTPSHELFDHYNPFFDSSSSLASDLDSAAQLETFITDSFCGPSPYNTTPLFQSEPPAIAGLFRGFTASPTAQQPQNSRGLNVDFESVFGNNTNGNNLDPTVASSPNQVMTPNGQQLHKLVSNDLDSSLANLVGNLGIGNGAPKNDLHWSQPGEKKLTGGTNWQPKTAPSTTWNPATMAPSVMAFPATTPTGMMAYAMPPHMGSVMMTQPTMMYTQPVMRPANPFGANPGAQMQFM, encoded by the exons ATGTCCGGGCAGAGCATTACGGACCGGATCACCGCCGCTCAGCACTCGGTCACCGGCTCGGCGATCTCCAAGACCGTGTGCAAGGCGACCACGCACGAGATCATGGGGCCCAAGAAGAAACATCTGGACT acTTGATTCAGTGCACGAACGAGATGAACGTGAACATCCCTCAGCTGGCTGACACGCTGTTCGAGAGGACCACCAACACCAGCTGGGTGGTCGTCTTCAAGTCGCTCACCGCCACGCACCATCTCATGGTCTACGGGAACGAG AGATTTATACAATATCTGGCTTCAAGGAACACACTATTCAACCTCAGCAATTTTTTGGACAAAAGTGGCCTACAAG GCTACGACATGTCAACGTTCATACGGAGGTATAGCCGCTACCTGAATGAGAAGGCCGTGTCCTACAGACAAGTCGCCTTCGACTTCACTAAAGTGAAAAGAGG GTCTGACGGAGTGATGAGAACCGTGAACACGGAGAAGCTCCTCAAAACCATCCCCATCATCCAGAATCAGATGGACGTGTTGCTGGATTTCAAT GTCAACGCCAACGAACTGACAAACGGTGTGATCAATGCAGCCTTCATGCTTCTGTTCAAAGATGCGATCCGACTGTTTGCAGCGTACAACGAGGGAATAATCAACCTGCTGG AGAAATACTTTGACATGAAGAAAGTCCAGTGCAAAGAAGGACTCGACATCTACAAGAAGTTCCTTACACGAATGACGAGAATCTCCGAGTTCCTCAAAGTTGCAGAG CAAGTTGGAATCGATCGAGGGGACATCCCAGATCTGTCTCAG tttacagtttgt GCCCCCAGCAGCCTGCTGGACGCCCTGGAGCAGCACTTGGCCTCTTTAGAGGGAAAGAAAGTCAAAGACTCGACAGCAGCCAGCAG GGCGAGCACCCTCTCCAACGCCGTCTCCTCCCTCGCCAACACCGGCATATCTTTCACCAGAGTGGACGAGAGGGAAAAACAGGCGGCCCTGGAAGAGGAGCAGGCTCGCCTAAAAGCATTAAAA GAGCAGCGTCTGAAAGAGCTCCAGAAGAATCCCAATGCGGTGACCACGGACTCCTCCCCTGTCTCCACAATCGGCGGGACCATCAACTCAGCCCCTGCTATCGACCTCTTCTCCACCCCCAGCTCCACCAACAG CAACTCCAAGGCAGCCAGCGACCTGCTGGACCTGCAGCCGGCTTTCCAGCAGCCACTGCccatctccacctccaacaCATGGGGAG ATCCTTTCACCTCCGCTGCAGAAGCCGTAGAAGAATCCATTCCAAACTCAAACCCTTTCCTCACACTACCCGTTGTCGATGCTGTCCTCCCGTCCACAGCGTCTTCGGACGCTGGCAGCCTGTCCTCTAGGACACCGAGCCATGAACTGTTCG ATCATTACAATCCATTTTTTGACTCGAGCTCTTCCCTGGCGTCTGATCTTGACTCTGCCGCACAGTTAGAGACGTTTATCACAG ACTCCTTCTGTGGGCCAAGCCCTTACAACACCACTCCTCTCTTCCAATCTGAGCCCCCTGCCATAGCTGGTCTATTCAGAG GGTTCACGGCCTCCCCGACAGCCCAGCAGCCACAGAACTCTCGAGGCCTTAACGTCGACTTTGAGTCAGTTTTTGGCAACAACACCAACGGCAACAACCTGGATCCTACAG TGGCATCCTCACCCAATCAGGTCATGACCCCGAATGGCCAGCAGCTCCACAAACTGGTGTCCAACGACCTCGACTCGTCACTGGCCAATCTTGTTGGAA aTCTGGGAATTGGCAACGGAGCACCAAAGAA CGATCTCCACTGGAGTCAGCCCGGTGAGAAGAAGCTGACAGGTGGGACCAACTGGCAACCCAAGACGGCGCCGTCCACCACCTGGAACCCTGCGACCATG GCACCATCTGTCATGGCTTTCCCTGCAACCACACCGACGGGCATGATGGCATATGCAATG cctcCTCACATGGGCTCCGTGATGATGACGCAGCCAACCATGATGTACACCCAGCCCGTGATGAGGCCCGCCAACCCGTTTGGCGCCAATCCAGGTGCACAG ATGCAGTTTATGTAA
- the picalma gene encoding phosphatidylinositol binding clathrin assembly protein a isoform X14 translates to MSGQSITDRITAAQHSVTGSAISKTVCKATTHEIMGPKKKHLDYLIQCTNEMNVNIPQLADTLFERTTNTSWVVVFKSLTATHHLMVYGNERFIQYLASRNTLFNLSNFLDKSGLQGYDMSTFIRRYSRYLNEKAVSYRQVAFDFTKVKRGSDGVMRTVNTEKLLKTIPIIQNQMDVLLDFNVNANELTNGVINAAFMLLFKDAIRLFAAYNEGIINLLEKYFDMKKVQCKEGLDIYKKFLTRMTRISEFLKVAEQVGIDRGDIPDLSQFTVCAPSSLLDALEQHLASLEGKKVKDSTAASRASTLSNAVSSLANTGISFTRVDEREKQAALEEEQARLKALKEQRLKELQKNPNAVTTDSSPVSTIGGTINSAPAIDLFSTPSSTNSNSKAASDLLDLQPAFQQPLPISTSNTWGGFTASPTAQQPQNSRGLNVDFESVFGNNTNGNNLDPTVASSPNQVMTPNGQQLHKLVSNDLDSSLANLVGNLGIGNGAPKNDLHWSQPGEKKLTGGTNWQPKTAPSTTWNPATMAPSVMAFPATTPTGMMAYAMPPHMGSVMMTQPTMMYTQPVMRPANPFGANPGAQMQFM, encoded by the exons ATGTCCGGGCAGAGCATTACGGACCGGATCACCGCCGCTCAGCACTCGGTCACCGGCTCGGCGATCTCCAAGACCGTGTGCAAGGCGACCACGCACGAGATCATGGGGCCCAAGAAGAAACATCTGGACT acTTGATTCAGTGCACGAACGAGATGAACGTGAACATCCCTCAGCTGGCTGACACGCTGTTCGAGAGGACCACCAACACCAGCTGGGTGGTCGTCTTCAAGTCGCTCACCGCCACGCACCATCTCATGGTCTACGGGAACGAG AGATTTATACAATATCTGGCTTCAAGGAACACACTATTCAACCTCAGCAATTTTTTGGACAAAAGTGGCCTACAAG GCTACGACATGTCAACGTTCATACGGAGGTATAGCCGCTACCTGAATGAGAAGGCCGTGTCCTACAGACAAGTCGCCTTCGACTTCACTAAAGTGAAAAGAGG GTCTGACGGAGTGATGAGAACCGTGAACACGGAGAAGCTCCTCAAAACCATCCCCATCATCCAGAATCAGATGGACGTGTTGCTGGATTTCAAT GTCAACGCCAACGAACTGACAAACGGTGTGATCAATGCAGCCTTCATGCTTCTGTTCAAAGATGCGATCCGACTGTTTGCAGCGTACAACGAGGGAATAATCAACCTGCTGG AGAAATACTTTGACATGAAGAAAGTCCAGTGCAAAGAAGGACTCGACATCTACAAGAAGTTCCTTACACGAATGACGAGAATCTCCGAGTTCCTCAAAGTTGCAGAG CAAGTTGGAATCGATCGAGGGGACATCCCAGATCTGTCTCAG tttacagtttgt GCCCCCAGCAGCCTGCTGGACGCCCTGGAGCAGCACTTGGCCTCTTTAGAGGGAAAGAAAGTCAAAGACTCGACAGCAGCCAGCAG GGCGAGCACCCTCTCCAACGCCGTCTCCTCCCTCGCCAACACCGGCATATCTTTCACCAGAGTGGACGAGAGGGAAAAACAGGCGGCCCTGGAAGAGGAGCAGGCTCGCCTAAAAGCATTAAAA GAGCAGCGTCTGAAAGAGCTCCAGAAGAATCCCAATGCGGTGACCACGGACTCCTCCCCTGTCTCCACAATCGGCGGGACCATCAACTCAGCCCCTGCTATCGACCTCTTCTCCACCCCCAGCTCCACCAACAG CAACTCCAAGGCAGCCAGCGACCTGCTGGACCTGCAGCCGGCTTTCCAGCAGCCACTGCccatctccacctccaacaCATGGGGAG GGTTCACGGCCTCCCCGACAGCCCAGCAGCCACAGAACTCTCGAGGCCTTAACGTCGACTTTGAGTCAGTTTTTGGCAACAACACCAACGGCAACAACCTGGATCCTACAG TGGCATCCTCACCCAATCAGGTCATGACCCCGAATGGCCAGCAGCTCCACAAACTGGTGTCCAACGACCTCGACTCGTCACTGGCCAATCTTGTTGGAA aTCTGGGAATTGGCAACGGAGCACCAAAGAA CGATCTCCACTGGAGTCAGCCCGGTGAGAAGAAGCTGACAGGTGGGACCAACTGGCAACCCAAGACGGCGCCGTCCACCACCTGGAACCCTGCGACCATG GCACCATCTGTCATGGCTTTCCCTGCAACCACACCGACGGGCATGATGGCATATGCAATG cctcCTCACATGGGCTCCGTGATGATGACGCAGCCAACCATGATGTACACCCAGCCCGTGATGAGGCCCGCCAACCCGTTTGGCGCCAATCCAGGTGCACAG ATGCAGTTTATGTAA
- the picalma gene encoding phosphatidylinositol binding clathrin assembly protein a isoform X2 — MSGQSITDRITAAQHSVTGSAISKTVCKATTHEIMGPKKKHLDYLIQCTNEMNVNIPQLADTLFERTTNTSWVVVFKSLTATHHLMVYGNERFIQYLASRNTLFNLSNFLDKSGLQGYDMSTFIRRYSRYLNEKAVSYRQVAFDFTKVKRGSDGVMRTVNTEKLLKTIPIIQNQMDVLLDFNVNANELTNGVINAAFMLLFKDAIRLFAAYNEGIINLLEKYFDMKKVQCKEGLDIYKKFLTRMTRISEFLKVAEQVGIDRGDIPDLSQFTVCAPSSLLDALEQHLASLEGKKVKDSTAASRASTLSNAVSSLANTGISFTRVDEREKQAALEEEQARLKALKRLKELQKNPNAVTTDSSPVSTIGGTINSAPAIDLFSTPSSTNSNSKAASDLLDLQPAFQQPLPISTSNTWGDPFTSAAEAVEESIPNSNPFLTLPVVDAVLPSTASSDAGSLSSRTPSHELFDHYNPFFDSSSSLASDLDSAAQLETFITDSFCGPSPYNTTPLFQSEPPAIAGLFRGFTASPTAQQPQNSRGLNVDFESVFGNNTNGNNLDPTDVLGGILKPTVASSPNQVMTPNGQQLHKLVSNDLDSSLANLVGNLGIGNGAPKNDLHWSQPGEKKLTGGTNWQPKTAPSTTWNPATMAPSVMAFPATTPTGMMAYAMPPHMGSVMMTQPTMMYTQPVMRPANPFGANPGAQMQFM, encoded by the exons ATGTCCGGGCAGAGCATTACGGACCGGATCACCGCCGCTCAGCACTCGGTCACCGGCTCGGCGATCTCCAAGACCGTGTGCAAGGCGACCACGCACGAGATCATGGGGCCCAAGAAGAAACATCTGGACT acTTGATTCAGTGCACGAACGAGATGAACGTGAACATCCCTCAGCTGGCTGACACGCTGTTCGAGAGGACCACCAACACCAGCTGGGTGGTCGTCTTCAAGTCGCTCACCGCCACGCACCATCTCATGGTCTACGGGAACGAG AGATTTATACAATATCTGGCTTCAAGGAACACACTATTCAACCTCAGCAATTTTTTGGACAAAAGTGGCCTACAAG GCTACGACATGTCAACGTTCATACGGAGGTATAGCCGCTACCTGAATGAGAAGGCCGTGTCCTACAGACAAGTCGCCTTCGACTTCACTAAAGTGAAAAGAGG GTCTGACGGAGTGATGAGAACCGTGAACACGGAGAAGCTCCTCAAAACCATCCCCATCATCCAGAATCAGATGGACGTGTTGCTGGATTTCAAT GTCAACGCCAACGAACTGACAAACGGTGTGATCAATGCAGCCTTCATGCTTCTGTTCAAAGATGCGATCCGACTGTTTGCAGCGTACAACGAGGGAATAATCAACCTGCTGG AGAAATACTTTGACATGAAGAAAGTCCAGTGCAAAGAAGGACTCGACATCTACAAGAAGTTCCTTACACGAATGACGAGAATCTCCGAGTTCCTCAAAGTTGCAGAG CAAGTTGGAATCGATCGAGGGGACATCCCAGATCTGTCTCAG tttacagtttgt GCCCCCAGCAGCCTGCTGGACGCCCTGGAGCAGCACTTGGCCTCTTTAGAGGGAAAGAAAGTCAAAGACTCGACAGCAGCCAGCAG GGCGAGCACCCTCTCCAACGCCGTCTCCTCCCTCGCCAACACCGGCATATCTTTCACCAGAGTGGACGAGAGGGAAAAACAGGCGGCCCTGGAAGAGGAGCAGGCTCGCCTAAAAGCATTAAAA CGTCTGAAAGAGCTCCAGAAGAATCCCAATGCGGTGACCACGGACTCCTCCCCTGTCTCCACAATCGGCGGGACCATCAACTCAGCCCCTGCTATCGACCTCTTCTCCACCCCCAGCTCCACCAACAG CAACTCCAAGGCAGCCAGCGACCTGCTGGACCTGCAGCCGGCTTTCCAGCAGCCACTGCccatctccacctccaacaCATGGGGAG ATCCTTTCACCTCCGCTGCAGAAGCCGTAGAAGAATCCATTCCAAACTCAAACCCTTTCCTCACACTACCCGTTGTCGATGCTGTCCTCCCGTCCACAGCGTCTTCGGACGCTGGCAGCCTGTCCTCTAGGACACCGAGCCATGAACTGTTCG ATCATTACAATCCATTTTTTGACTCGAGCTCTTCCCTGGCGTCTGATCTTGACTCTGCCGCACAGTTAGAGACGTTTATCACAG ACTCCTTCTGTGGGCCAAGCCCTTACAACACCACTCCTCTCTTCCAATCTGAGCCCCCTGCCATAGCTGGTCTATTCAGAG GGTTCACGGCCTCCCCGACAGCCCAGCAGCCACAGAACTCTCGAGGCCTTAACGTCGACTTTGAGTCAGTTTTTGGCAACAACACCAACGGCAACAACCTGGATCCTACAG ATGTTTTAGGTGGCATCCTCAAACCTACAGTGGCATCCTCACCCAATCAGGTCATGACCCCGAATGGCCAGCAGCTCCACAAACTGGTGTCCAACGACCTCGACTCGTCACTGGCCAATCTTGTTGGAA aTCTGGGAATTGGCAACGGAGCACCAAAGAA CGATCTCCACTGGAGTCAGCCCGGTGAGAAGAAGCTGACAGGTGGGACCAACTGGCAACCCAAGACGGCGCCGTCCACCACCTGGAACCCTGCGACCATG GCACCATCTGTCATGGCTTTCCCTGCAACCACACCGACGGGCATGATGGCATATGCAATG cctcCTCACATGGGCTCCGTGATGATGACGCAGCCAACCATGATGTACACCCAGCCCGTGATGAGGCCCGCCAACCCGTTTGGCGCCAATCCAGGTGCACAG ATGCAGTTTATGTAA